One segment of Rhodanobacter thiooxydans DNA contains the following:
- the rsmI gene encoding 16S rRNA (cytidine(1402)-2'-O)-methyltransferase: MSSVQSGCLWVVATPIGHRDDLSARAIETLRAVAVIAAEDTRHSRPLLVHHNIDTPLIALHEHNERDAVDAIVRRMQGGAAVALISDAGTPLISDPGFRLVRAARAAGIRCIPVPGACAAIAALSVAGLPSDRFVFEGFLPPKAAARRSRLQELAGDARTLIFYESSHRVAESLADMRDVFGAGREAVLARELTKLFETVLGEPLAALAERVANDPDQQRGECVILVAGRGEEADAKLAEGRRVFAILREELPPAKAAKLAAAISGAPRKLLYGSQ, encoded by the coding sequence ATGTCATCTGTTCAGTCAGGCTGCCTGTGGGTGGTCGCAACGCCCATCGGCCATCGCGATGATTTGTCCGCCCGCGCGATCGAAACCTTGCGCGCGGTGGCGGTGATTGCGGCGGAAGACACCCGCCACAGCCGGCCGCTGCTGGTGCATCACAACATCGACACGCCGCTGATCGCGCTGCACGAGCACAACGAGCGCGATGCGGTGGACGCCATCGTGCGCCGGATGCAGGGCGGCGCTGCGGTGGCGCTGATCTCCGACGCGGGCACGCCGCTGATCAGCGATCCGGGTTTCCGGCTGGTGCGCGCTGCGCGCGCGGCCGGCATCCGCTGCATCCCGGTGCCGGGCGCGTGCGCGGCGATTGCGGCGCTGTCGGTGGCTGGCCTGCCCAGCGACCGTTTCGTGTTCGAAGGCTTCCTGCCGCCGAAGGCGGCGGCGCGGCGCAGCCGGCTGCAGGAACTGGCCGGCGATGCGCGCACGCTCATCTTCTATGAGTCGTCGCACCGCGTCGCCGAGAGCCTGGCCGACATGCGCGACGTGTTCGGCGCCGGGCGCGAGGCGGTGCTGGCGCGCGAACTGACCAAGCTGTTCGAGACCGTGCTGGGCGAACCGCTGGCGGCATTGGCCGAACGCGTAGCGAACGATCCCGACCAGCAGCGCGGCGAATGCGTGATCCTGGTCGCCGGCCGCGGCGAGGAAGCCGACGCGAAGCTGGCCGAAGGCCGGCGCGTGTTCGCCATCCTGCGCGAGGAGCTGCCGCCGGCCAAGGCGGCGAAGCTGGCGGCGGCAATCAGCGGGGCGCCGCGCAAGTTGCTTTATGGGAGTCAGTGA
- the mraZ gene encoding division/cell wall cluster transcriptional repressor MraZ, translated as MFQGETAITIDDKGRLTIPTAYREQVAGECANRLVITYNPFEAGCLWLFPHAEWEKVRDQVNALPKVKAAHRDMQMKLVGAAAVVEPDGAARVLLPTSQRATTGIEKKAVLLGMGNKFELWSEQAHLAKIRQSIGEDDITSDMAELRL; from the coding sequence GTGTTCCAGGGCGAAACCGCCATCACCATCGACGACAAGGGTCGCCTGACCATCCCGACAGCGTATCGGGAGCAGGTGGCGGGCGAGTGCGCCAATCGTCTGGTGATCACTTACAACCCGTTCGAGGCGGGCTGCCTGTGGCTGTTTCCGCACGCAGAGTGGGAAAAGGTGCGCGACCAGGTGAACGCGCTGCCCAAGGTCAAGGCGGCCCATCGCGACATGCAGATGAAGCTGGTCGGTGCCGCGGCCGTGGTCGAGCCCGATGGCGCGGCCCGCGTACTGCTGCCGACCAGCCAGCGCGCCACCACCGGCATCGAGAAAAAGGCGGTGCTGCTGGGCATGGGCAACAAGTTCGAGCTGTGGAGCGAACAGGCCCACCTGGCCAAGATCCGCCAGAGCATCGGCGAAGACGACATCACAAGCGACATGGCCGAACTGCGCCTGTAA
- a CDS encoding peptidoglycan D,D-transpeptidase FtsI family protein — protein sequence MSWRNHGTAPPQSGRRRSAGPSARRRMVVVVGLLSLVSIGLVARAFDLQVVRKQFYQRQGDARFLREMPIPVSRGTIFDRNGEPLAVSTPMMSIWANPSEVLDSDERIPALAQALGVDADGLKAQLAQRSDREFVYLRRQMAPAAAQAVLDLGIPGINGQREFKRYYPSGEVTAHVLGFTNIDDRGQEGLELAYDDWLAGKPGAKRVIRDRMGHVVEDLEQVRAPKPGQNLTLSIDRRIQFLAYSELKNALEKFQADSGSMVVLDVKTGEVLAMVNLPTYNPNALSGSKPGQRRNRAMTDVLEPGSTIKPILMAAALSSGKYTPTSPLIDTTGGHWYFQGHDIHDTHNYGVLTPTGVITKSSNVGAARIAMQLDTSLMYDTYRAFGFGNSTESGFPGEASGYLRIGRDWRPLEKAILGYGYGLNVTVLQLANAYATIADGGVMHSPSFIKGGDVAAKQIISPEVATQLVRMMETVTGPGSTAPQARIANYSVAGKTGTAHKASAGSYAKNNYTAAFAGIVPASNPRLAAVVVIDDPQKGSYYGGMVSAPVFAKVMEGALRLLDVPPDNIGRWYVGGPLQNVDGLVGSKPPVEAPIDDAPIDEGTP from the coding sequence ATGAGCTGGCGCAACCACGGCACTGCCCCTCCCCAGTCCGGCCGGCGCCGCAGCGCCGGCCCCAGTGCGCGTCGGCGCATGGTGGTGGTGGTCGGTCTGCTGAGCCTGGTCTCGATCGGGCTGGTGGCGCGCGCGTTCGACCTGCAGGTGGTGCGCAAGCAGTTCTACCAGCGCCAGGGCGATGCGCGCTTCCTGCGCGAGATGCCGATCCCGGTGTCGCGCGGCACCATCTTCGACCGCAACGGCGAGCCGCTGGCGGTGTCGACCCCGATGATGTCGATCTGGGCGAACCCGTCCGAAGTGCTCGACAGCGACGAGCGCATCCCCGCGCTGGCGCAGGCGCTGGGCGTGGATGCGGACGGGCTGAAGGCGCAGCTGGCGCAGCGTTCCGACCGCGAGTTCGTCTACCTGCGCCGGCAGATGGCGCCGGCCGCGGCGCAGGCCGTGCTGGATCTGGGCATTCCCGGCATCAACGGCCAGCGCGAGTTCAAGCGCTACTACCCGTCCGGCGAAGTGACCGCGCACGTGCTCGGCTTCACCAATATCGACGACCGCGGCCAGGAAGGCCTGGAACTGGCCTACGACGACTGGTTGGCCGGCAAGCCGGGCGCCAAGCGCGTGATCCGCGACCGCATGGGCCACGTGGTCGAGGACCTTGAGCAGGTGCGCGCGCCGAAGCCGGGGCAGAACCTCACGCTCAGCATCGACCGGCGCATCCAGTTCCTCGCCTACAGCGAGCTTAAGAACGCGCTGGAGAAATTCCAGGCCGACTCCGGCTCGATGGTGGTGCTCGACGTCAAGACCGGCGAAGTGCTGGCGATGGTCAACCTGCCGACCTACAACCCGAATGCGCTCAGCGGCAGCAAGCCGGGCCAGCGTCGCAACCGGGCGATGACTGACGTGCTCGAGCCGGGTTCCACGATCAAGCCGATCCTGATGGCAGCGGCGCTGTCCAGCGGCAAGTACACGCCGACCAGTCCGCTCATCGACACCACCGGCGGGCACTGGTATTTCCAGGGTCATGACATCCACGACACGCACAATTACGGGGTGCTGACGCCGACCGGCGTGATCACCAAGTCGAGCAACGTCGGCGCGGCGCGCATCGCCATGCAGCTCGACACCTCGCTGATGTACGACACCTACCGCGCGTTCGGTTTCGGCAATAGCACCGAGAGTGGCTTTCCCGGCGAGGCCTCCGGCTACCTGCGCATCGGGCGCGACTGGCGGCCGCTGGAAAAGGCCATTCTCGGCTACGGCTACGGCCTCAACGTCACCGTGCTGCAGCTGGCCAACGCCTACGCCACCATTGCCGACGGCGGCGTGATGCACAGTCCCAGTTTCATCAAGGGTGGCGACGTTGCCGCCAAGCAGATCATCTCGCCGGAAGTGGCGACCCAGCTGGTCCGCATGATGGAGACGGTGACCGGGCCGGGCAGCACCGCGCCGCAAGCACGCATCGCCAACTACAGCGTGGCCGGCAAGACCGGCACCGCGCACAAGGCCAGCGCCGGCAGCTACGCCAAGAACAACTACACCGCGGCGTTCGCCGGCATCGTGCCGGCGTCGAACCCGCGCCTGGCCGCCGTGGTGGTGATCGACGACCCGCAGAAGGGCAGCTACTACGGCGGCATGGTCTCCGCGCCGGTGTTCGCCAAGGTGATGGAGGGCGCGCTGCGCCTGCTCGACGTGCCGCCGGACAACATCGGCCGCTGGTATGTGGGCGGGCCGCTGCAGAATGTCGACGGGCTGGTCGGCAGCAAGCCGCCGGTCGAGGCGCCGATCGACGATGCCCCGATCGACGAGGGCACGCCATGA
- a CDS encoding penicillin-binding protein activator — MRFMRLSRVAAIALLFSLALAACVPANAPRSPAELAAAQSAEALSRQGQFDQAAQAWLALAAQSSGHADSYRLLAAEAWREEGQLDRAAPVLDSIKRQRLSGDEPLRFDLLRAELALDRHDAATALRLTTQPNVAVPPALQLRLLEWRARAMAASGDRWGAARTRVQMDGQLSGYDHAQNRKQVLALLNQVGVESLKQRAAAMQRGDRMLPWVNEALNQLGVAVAQPPPDLQQPVGTLLPGADANVREGYKVPSQVALLLPGDGNYAAASTAIREGFFAAYLDAGRNHAPRPSVRVYDSQGTAEGAVKAYQQAVSDGARLVVGPLTRGEVAAVFSQAQLPVPLLALNHPDDKQLPAGDTSEFGLLPETEGAQAADHMVERGLRRVYVLISTDDFAQRAAGAFKAELAARGGELAGTVTLPPGATTYTSLIADLHLPASTSVSANPTATPAEPVAAGTTAAPAPSGVVNDTGIFISMRPEQARLLLPQLRIAQANLPVIATSHVYAGSDDVAANRDLDGVEFCDAPWLFDAQPGLPNHDGIAARLPAARGGAARLFAFGMDAWNLVPYLDWLRAHPGSYVPGASGQLAADQFGRVRRVLIWAQFQNGLARPLGGSLQMDDVPSNAPPATSGSSPAGSPSSGTFQPATN, encoded by the coding sequence ATGCGCTTCATGCGCCTCTCGCGCGTCGCCGCGATCGCACTGCTGTTTTCGCTGGCGCTGGCCGCCTGCGTGCCGGCGAACGCACCGCGCTCGCCGGCCGAACTCGCCGCCGCGCAAAGTGCCGAAGCGCTGTCCCGGCAAGGCCAGTTCGACCAGGCCGCCCAGGCCTGGCTGGCACTCGCCGCGCAATCGAGCGGCCACGCCGACAGCTATCGCCTGCTGGCCGCTGAGGCCTGGCGCGAGGAAGGCCAGCTCGATCGCGCCGCCCCGGTGCTGGACAGCATCAAGCGCCAGCGCCTGAGCGGAGACGAGCCGCTGCGCTTCGACCTGCTGCGCGCCGAACTGGCACTCGACAGGCACGACGCCGCCACCGCGCTGCGGCTCACCACGCAGCCGAACGTCGCGGTGCCGCCCGCTTTGCAATTGCGCCTGCTGGAGTGGCGCGCCCGCGCGATGGCCGCCAGCGGCGACCGCTGGGGCGCCGCGCGCACCCGCGTGCAGATGGACGGCCAATTGAGCGGCTACGACCACGCCCAGAACCGCAAGCAGGTTCTCGCGCTGCTCAACCAGGTCGGCGTCGAGTCGCTCAAGCAGCGCGCCGCCGCGATGCAGCGCGGCGACCGCATGCTGCCATGGGTGAACGAGGCGCTGAACCAGCTCGGTGTCGCCGTGGCGCAGCCGCCGCCGGACCTGCAGCAGCCGGTCGGCACCCTGTTGCCCGGCGCCGACGCGAACGTACGCGAAGGCTACAAGGTGCCCAGCCAGGTCGCCCTGCTGCTGCCCGGCGACGGCAATTACGCGGCGGCGAGCACGGCGATCCGCGAGGGCTTCTTCGCCGCCTACCTCGACGCCGGACGCAACCACGCGCCGCGCCCCTCGGTGCGCGTCTACGACAGCCAGGGCACCGCCGAGGGCGCAGTCAAGGCCTACCAGCAGGCGGTCAGCGACGGCGCGCGGCTGGTGGTCGGCCCGCTGACCCGCGGTGAAGTCGCCGCGGTGTTCAGCCAGGCGCAATTGCCGGTGCCCTTGCTGGCCTTGAACCATCCCGACGACAAGCAACTGCCCGCCGGCGACACCAGCGAATTCGGCCTGCTGCCGGAAACCGAAGGCGCCCAGGCCGCCGACCACATGGTCGAACGCGGCCTGCGCCGGGTCTACGTGCTGATCTCCACCGACGATTTCGCGCAGCGCGCGGCGGGTGCGTTCAAGGCCGAGCTGGCCGCGCGCGGCGGCGAACTGGCCGGCACGGTCACCCTGCCGCCGGGCGCGACCACCTACACCAGCCTCATCGCCGACCTGCACCTCCCCGCCAGCACCAGCGTCAGCGCGAACCCGACGGCGACACCGGCCGAACCCGTGGCCGCCGGCACCACGGCTGCGCCCGCCCCCAGTGGCGTGGTGAACGACACCGGCATCTTCATCAGCATGCGCCCGGAACAGGCGCGCCTGCTGCTGCCGCAGTTGCGCATCGCGCAGGCGAACCTGCCGGTAATTGCCACCTCGCACGTCTACGCCGGCAGCGACGACGTCGCCGCGAACCGCGACCTGGATGGCGTGGAGTTCTGCGATGCGCCGTGGCTGTTCGACGCCCAGCCGGGCCTGCCGAACCACGACGGGATCGCCGCACGCCTGCCGGCCGCTCGCGGCGGCGCGGCGCGGCTGTTCGCGTTCGGCATGGACGCGTGGAACCTGGTGCCCTATCTCGACTGGCTGCGCGCCCACCCCGGCAGCTACGTGCCCGGCGCCAGCGGCCAGCTCGCCGCCGACCAGTTCGGCCGCGTGCGCCGCGTGCTGATCTGGGCGCAGTTCCAGAACGGCCTGGCGCGCCCGCTGGGCGGCAGCCTGCAGATGGACGATGTACCGTCGAATGCGCCGCCTGCCACGTCCGGGTCATCGCCAGCGGGTTCCCCGTCGAGCGGAACCTTCCAGCCCGCGACAAACTGA
- the rsmH gene encoding 16S rRNA (cytosine(1402)-N(4))-methyltransferase RsmH, with protein sequence MAEQVLRHIPVMLGEAVEGLAVQAGGRYLDGTFGRGGHARAVLSRLGSDGRLLLMDRDPTAIAAARTEFAGDPRVAIRHANFSSLAEWAETAAGLDGVLLDLGVSSPQLDEAARGFSFMADAPLDMRMDTSQGESAADFLAQASEREIADVLWHYGEERHSRRIARAIVADRDATPFTRTGQLAALIERVVGRREPGKHPATRSFQALRIRVNGELDALQQGLDAALERLKPGGRLAVISFHSLEDRAVKLFIRDHSGRVQNSRRGPPVQAAPARLAAVGKAQFPSDAELAVNPRARSAVLRVAEKLS encoded by the coding sequence ATGGCCGAGCAAGTTTTGCGGCACATCCCGGTGATGCTGGGTGAAGCAGTGGAGGGACTCGCCGTGCAGGCTGGCGGGCGCTATCTCGATGGAACCTTCGGTCGCGGCGGTCACGCCCGCGCGGTGCTGTCGCGCCTGGGTTCCGACGGCCGCCTGCTGCTGATGGATCGCGACCCCACCGCGATCGCCGCGGCCCGGACCGAATTCGCCGGTGACCCGCGCGTGGCGATCCGCCATGCAAATTTCTCCAGCCTGGCCGAGTGGGCCGAAACCGCCGCCGGCCTCGATGGCGTGCTGCTCGACCTGGGCGTGTCCTCGCCGCAGCTGGACGAGGCGGCGCGTGGCTTCAGCTTCATGGCCGACGCGCCGCTGGACATGCGCATGGACACCAGCCAGGGCGAGAGCGCGGCGGATTTCCTGGCCCAGGCCAGCGAGCGCGAGATTGCCGACGTGCTGTGGCACTACGGCGAGGAGCGCCACAGCCGGCGCATCGCCCGCGCCATCGTGGCCGACCGCGACGCCACCCCGTTCACCCGTACCGGCCAGCTCGCCGCGCTGATCGAGCGCGTGGTCGGTCGGCGCGAGCCGGGCAAGCATCCGGCCACGCGCAGCTTCCAGGCGCTGCGCATCCGCGTGAACGGCGAGCTGGATGCGTTGCAGCAAGGCCTGGACGCGGCGCTGGAGCGGCTCAAGCCCGGCGGGAGGCTGGCGGTGATCAGCTTCCACTCGCTGGAGGACCGCGCGGTGAAGCTGTTCATCCGCGACCACTCCGGCCGCGTGCAGAACAGCCGCCGCGGACCGCCGGTGCAGGCCGCCCCGGCGCGGCTGGCGGCGGTCGGCAAGGCGCAATTCCCGTCCGACGCCGAGCTGGCGGTGAACCCGCGCGCGCGCTCGGCCGTGCTGCGCGTGGCGGAGAAGTTGTCGTGA
- a CDS encoding UDP-N-acetylmuramoyl-L-alanyl-D-glutamate--2,6-diaminopimelate ligase, translating into MSTGHLDQLLLGIADAPIAAAPETGRIVVTGLTLDSRRVQRGDAFFALRGSQAHGITFAVGAVQRGARVVLAEAPATGESLPQLAGEGAEGGRGRLPQAVGEVPVLWIDGLHDQVSEIAARFYNRPSESMRMVGVTGTNGKTSCVQLLAQALTLLGHRAASIGTLGAGVHGDLHEGERTTPDAVTVQELLAEFRDAQVSHVAMEVSSHALEQGRVAAVDYEVAAFTNLTRDHLDYHGSMEAYGAAKAKLFAWPGLRGAAINIDDAFGRELATQLPAGVQRLRFSMAGDGEAEIVASAIVSSAEGLAFLLRTPWGTRAVRSHLIGRFNVANLLAVVACLGALGEPFARIVEVVAQLQPVNGRMSRLGGLHGQPLVVVDYAHTPDALEQALTAVRAHCAGKLICVFGCGGERDAGKRPLMGAIAARLADVAIVTDDNPRGEDGDAIVAQIVAGMAAARAMTVERDRALAIADALQLAHAGDAVLIAGKGHETYQDGAAGKRPFDDLAVAHAVLERISQEPRP; encoded by the coding sequence ATGAGCACCGGCCACCTCGACCAGTTGCTGCTGGGTATCGCCGATGCGCCGATCGCCGCCGCGCCGGAGACGGGTCGCATCGTGGTGACCGGCCTGACCCTCGATTCGCGCCGGGTGCAGCGCGGCGACGCGTTCTTCGCTTTGCGCGGCAGCCAGGCCCACGGCATCACCTTCGCCGTCGGTGCCGTGCAGCGCGGTGCGCGGGTGGTGCTGGCCGAGGCGCCGGCGACAGGTGAATCCCTTCCCCAGCTTGCAGGGGAAGGTGCCGAAGGCGGAAGGGGTCGACTGCCGCAGGCAGTGGGTGAGGTTCCCGTGCTGTGGATCGACGGCCTGCATGACCAGGTCAGCGAAATCGCCGCGCGCTTTTACAACCGCCCCAGCGAGTCGATGCGGATGGTCGGCGTCACCGGCACCAACGGCAAGACCTCGTGCGTGCAGCTGTTGGCGCAGGCATTGACCCTGCTCGGCCATCGCGCGGCCTCGATCGGCACGCTCGGCGCCGGCGTGCATGGTGATCTGCACGAAGGCGAGCGCACCACCCCCGACGCGGTGACGGTGCAGGAGTTGCTGGCGGAGTTTCGTGACGCGCAGGTCAGCCATGTGGCGATGGAAGTCTCCTCGCATGCGCTGGAACAGGGCCGCGTGGCCGCGGTGGATTATGAGGTGGCCGCGTTCACCAACCTCACCCGCGATCACCTGGACTACCACGGCAGCATGGAAGCCTACGGTGCGGCGAAAGCGAAACTGTTCGCCTGGCCGGGCCTGCGCGGCGCGGCGATCAACATCGACGACGCGTTCGGCCGCGAGCTGGCGACGCAGCTGCCTGCCGGCGTGCAGCGACTGCGCTTCAGCATGGCCGGCGACGGCGAGGCGGAAATCGTCGCCAGCGCGATCGTCAGCTCGGCCGAAGGGCTGGCGTTCCTGCTGCGCACGCCGTGGGGCACGCGGGCGGTCCGCAGCCATCTGATCGGCCGCTTCAACGTGGCCAACCTGCTGGCCGTGGTGGCCTGCCTCGGTGCGCTGGGCGAACCGTTCGCGCGCATCGTTGAGGTGGTCGCGCAGCTGCAACCGGTGAACGGGCGCATGAGTCGGCTCGGCGGCCTGCACGGCCAGCCGCTGGTGGTGGTCGACTACGCACACACGCCGGATGCGCTGGAGCAGGCGCTGACCGCGGTGCGCGCACATTGCGCCGGCAAGCTGATCTGCGTGTTCGGCTGCGGTGGCGAGCGCGACGCCGGCAAGCGCCCGCTGATGGGCGCGATTGCAGCGCGGCTGGCCGACGTGGCGATCGTCACCGACGACAACCCGCGCGGCGAAGACGGCGATGCGATCGTGGCGCAGATCGTCGCCGGCATGGCCGCGGCGCGCGCGATGACGGTGGAGCGCGACCGCGCGCTGGCGATCGCCGACGCGCTGCAGCTGGCGCACGCCGGCGACGCCGTACTGATCGCCGGCAAGGGCCACGAAACCTATCAGGACGGCGCCGCCGGCA
- the ftsL gene encoding cell division protein FtsL codes for MGALCLLALLVAVLASALGVVWTRHESRVLFVSLTALQNQRDELNIEYGKLELEQATYAEPRRIDDEARQKLGMVDPRPQDIRLLR; via the coding sequence ATCGGCGCCCTGTGCCTGTTGGCCCTGCTGGTCGCGGTGCTGGCCAGCGCGCTCGGTGTGGTGTGGACGCGCCACGAGAGCCGCGTGCTGTTCGTCAGCCTGACCGCGCTGCAGAACCAGCGCGACGAGCTGAACATCGAATACGGCAAGCTCGAACTGGAGCAGGCCACCTACGCCGAACCGCGGCGTATCGACGACGAGGCCCGGCAGAAGCTGGGCATGGTCGATCCGCGCCCGCAAGACATCCGGTTGCTGCGATGA